The following nucleotide sequence is from Synchiropus splendidus isolate RoL2022-P1 chromosome 1, RoL_Sspl_1.0, whole genome shotgun sequence.
TCGTTCTGTGTCTTCTTGCTCTCGTCCCGAGCCTCGGCCAACTCGGAGCTCAGCGTCTGGGAGAGGCGGCGACACAAGATGCGTCACAACTCAGGAGGTCAGGCGGGGCGGCTGGCGCCGGGTCtcacctgcagctgcttcttgACCCGCTCGTTCTTCTGGGCCTCGGTGACCCTCTCCTCCTCGCTGCGCAGGTCCAGCTGGCTCACCCCCTCGTTGGAGAGCTCGGCGCTGGCCTCCGCGTGGTTCTCATCCTGCTCGTCGTGCTCCGTCTCGGAGTGGCTGCCCAGAGGGGGCGCCACCACCATGATGGCcgtcttcagctcctccttggtcttctccagaTCCTCTTGAGCCGACAGAGCCTGGGAAACCGACGGCATGAGACTCAGCCTGCTGAAGCCACAGGCCACACAGCTCTGTACCTTGTGCTGCCACTCTGTGGCCTCCTCGTCCTTCTTCCGCTTGGCTTCCTCCAGGAGCGCGATCCTGGCGGTGAACTCCGCCAACTCAGCTGCCTGGAACCCAGCAGGTGTCACTCTCGACACgtgtttttcaacctgtttTAACCACGGCTCACTTGGTTCTTTGGAAAAATCCAGAGGCTCAgaaccaccaaaggaacctcaacCACAACTGTGCTCAGTCAAAAGTCCAGAAGAAAATCCCTTTaatgtagctactgacactcagctATTTTgactatttgcagaaacaaagtgcagaaaatgtatctgcttacagtgtctccagaaaggggtgagCAATGTGGCACAAATATATCATgtaaatatattgtttataatgtttgtatttattttaaataaaataactaaattAAATTTTATCACAACCTCACTGATATTTGTTGAGAAAAATCTGACAATTTAGGCCAaagaacttttctttttttggagagtcgaacattctttgcctcagcttgcttcataactacaatcattcttttctctttttgcattttgaagcacatttgtttggttctgcatttagtttttcagcaACTCTTAAACCAGCCGCGGTTGAAAAACGCAGTTCCTGACACCATCAGACGGGGGctcaccagctgctcctggtTCTTCTGCTGGTCGGCAGCTTGTTTGGCCAGTTCTGCTTTGGCCTCCTCGGCCGTCCGTCTCtccttctccagcctctccgcctcctccctcGCCCTCTTCCTCTCTTGATCCAGCTCCAGAGCCCGGAGggtctgctcctccagctctgccacGCCACAGACAAAGCGTCAGGACAAACGTCCACCCACGTTCACGACAAAGGTCCACCTTTCTGAGCCTTGATGGTCTGCTCCTCAATCTGCCTCAGTCGCTCCACCAGCACGTCCTTCTCACGCTCGATTCTTTCCTTATCCTTCTCTGCCTGCTCCCGCTTCTTCTTCTCGCTCTCCAGCTGTGCTCTGGAACATTCAGCAGAGTGAAGCTCAATGGAAAGTAGCTGCCAAATGTTGCGAAAATACAAACAGATTTTCGAGTTAAACCTCAGGTTGGATGATTAAAAAGGGTAGAAAGTAAAAAGTCTAAACATAAAGTGCCTCATTTTAAGTGTTTTATGTCCACTTTTGTCACCAGGGGGAAAGatgagcgccctctagtggacagtAAGACACTGCTCAGAAAAGTTTTCCATCTTTACACCTTCACTGCACATCATCTACAGAGCATTTCATATCGGGTTTCTTCCCTTCTGCCTCCCTTCAGTGCACTACCTCTCCATCTGTTTGTGATGTTTCTCCTCACGGGCCTGGGCCTTCATCTGCTGCACCTCAATGGTGTcgggcttcctcctcctcatgtaGAGCTCGTGGTTTCCCATGCACAACTCCAGGATGCGTTTATTGATGCGCAGGCGCGGCGCATAAAACACAAAGTCCTGTTGACATGTGATGCGTGAGTGGGGCGGGGGGAGGAAGACAATCACCACCATCTGAGATCAAAGGAACACTCACAGGGGCTTTCTTGTCGATGGGCTTGATGACAAACTTCTTGTCGTTGAAGGAAATGTTCCGGATCTCGCTCCAGGGGAAGCCAATCTTCGGCGTCAATCTACGTTAAACATGTCAGTTAGGACGGGCAGGAATTTGTGTCTGTCTGTACCAACATTCTTGTGTTAACTAGGGACGCACCGATCCTGGTATCGACCCCATCCAGCCTCTTAAAGTGGGATCAGGCAGTGGTGAAAACTTGCAGATCCGGGAGCCGACCCCGGCTTTTAAACTCTGTGTCATAATGACAACATGGCAGCGGCTAGAGATTTAAATTTCCACCTGAAGCTGAGCAGAGCGGCAGTTCTCCACTCAGACACACAGGGATGGCTGCATGGCCAGATACTTTGCATCTGAAGAGACCAGTCATGGAGGATGAGATGGCTCAGTAATCAGCTAACCCACATATATTTGGGCTCACCATACATCGTGCTTCACTACATGTCACAGACTTGAAAGAATGTCTGACTGTTTTGAGGAAGTGCTTCGTTGAGCCATtgattatgaataataaaaaacaagttGAGTGAGTGGCGCTGTAATGCTCTACTTGTAGTGTCCTCACATTgctttccatgaaaagggtgtttccacCCGGCATTTGAACATATTCCTTCCTGAATATGAGCGAAATACGACGATTCTCGACCCTGTTGCAGCTGTAGCTTGGCTGCCTCACTTGTTTACCGCCATAATCTCGCAGTGATCCACATCTGACGGGATGTCTGACagtgatgacaggaggaaaccgcagattagttccaaactttaaacgtCATTATAAAAATATACCCCACAGCATGGAAAGATGGTTAATACTTTGAATCGGTCCATACCCAAAGCTCAGGTATCAATATCAGGACCATAAAAGTcggatcggtgcatccctaaaaTAACTCATAattgggttcagagtcctggtttagtttagccatttgctttGAATGGctaagtttagggtgagaggctggggaaagcatcatgtcaatgagaggtcctcatgaAGCTGCAGAGTGGTGTGTGTCTTACTTGTCTTCATGCTCGTAGATGTTAAGGCCCAGCGCGTCCACGCCCAGCCACAGCTGCGTACCCTTCTTGTTTTTGATCTCAAAGTAGTTGACCCCGTACATCTCCAGGTCCTGAGCGATCTTGAGGTACTCCATCATGGAGTCCTCTCTGTCGGGGGGAAGCAGAGGATGAAACCCACGGCACAGAAACGAAGGGTGCTCATCACTCATGGCAACACATGTGGTGCACGTCTAAACCCACCACAACACACAGGGCTGGAGGACCCACCTGAGCATGGCTTTGTGTTCCTCGTGCCAGGTCTGGATCCGCTCCTCCCACTGCTCCTTTGTCAGCTTGTGCTGCTCCAGAACTCTGCACACAACCGGAAAAGTCCAATGTTTTCAAGAGGCAAACATTGGTTGCTGTTGTGTGTCTCGGCTCCCTGACGGCGAGCggacggtcacatgacctcctgtCGTACCTCTGAGGCAGCAGCCTGTCGTGGGTGAGATACCCCTGCTTGTGGACATCCTTGCTGTAGTCTCCATATTTAGCCTGGACGGCGTAGGACGCCAGCAAAACAGCCGTCTCAGGGGGGCAGTAGTTCTCGTCGTTTAAGATGGCCTCCTTcacctggtggaggagagagacggTGTTGCCAACTCAGCATGGCAGCCTTCATGTCGCTTACCTGAAGGAAGAAGAGTCTCTGCGTGATTTCCTGGATCAGCTCCTCGGAAACGTCTTCAGGAAAGAACTTGGCTCGGAACTTGAACTGCAGAGGGTTCTCCTTCTTCACGTCCTGCTGGGTGACCTG
It contains:
- the LOC128758706 gene encoding radixin-like isoform X2, yielding MPKPINVRVTTMDAELEFAIQPNTTGKQLFDQVVKTVGLREVWFFGLQYVDSKGYITWLKLNKKVTQQDVKKENPLQFKFRAKFFPEDVSEELIQEITQRLFFLQVKEAILNDENYCPPETAVLLASYAVQAKYGDYSKDVHKQGYLTHDRLLPQRVLEQHKLTKEQWEERIQTWHEEHKAMLREDSMMEYLKIAQDLEMYGVNYFEIKNKKGTQLWLGVDALGLNIYEHEDKLTPKIGFPWSEIRNISFNDKKFVIKPIDKKAPDFVFYAPRLRINKRILELCMGNHELYMRRRKPDTIEVQQMKAQAREEKHHKQMERAQLESEKKKREQAEKDKERIEREKDVLVERLRQIEEQTIKAQKELEEQTLRALELDQERKRAREEAERLEKERRTAEEAKAELAKQAADQQKNQEQLAAELAEFTARIALLEEAKRKKDEEATEWQHKALSAQEDLEKTKEELKTAIMVVAPPLGSHSETEHDEQDENHAEASAELSNEGVSQLDLRSEEERVTEAQKNERVKKQLQTLSSELAEARDESKKTQNDVLHTENVKAGRDKYKTLRQIRQGNTKQRIDEFESM
- the LOC128758706 gene encoding radixin-like isoform X1, with protein sequence MPKPINVRVTTMDAELEFAIQPNTTGKQLFDQVVKTVGLREVWFFGLQYVDSKGYITWLKLNKKVTQQDVKKENPLQFKFRAKFFPEDVSEELIQEITQRLFFLQVKEAILNDENYCPPETAVLLASYAVQAKYGDYSKDVHKQGYLTHDRLLPQRVLEQHKLTKEQWEERIQTWHEEHKAMLREDSMMEYLKIAQDLEMYGVNYFEIKNKKGTQLWLGVDALGLNIYEHEDKLTPKIGFPWSEIRNISFNDKKFVIKPIDKKAPDFVFYAPRLRINKRILELCMGNHELYMRRRKPDTIEVQQMKAQAREEKHHKQMERAQLESEKKKREQAEKDKERIEREKDVLVERLRQIEEQTIKAQKELEEQTLRALELDQERKRAREEAERLEKERRTAEEAKAELAKQAADQQKNQEQLAAELAEFTARIALLEEAKRKKDEEATEWQHKVQSCVACGFSRLSLMPSVSQALSAQEDLEKTKEELKTAIMVVAPPLGSHSETEHDEQDENHAEASAELSNEGVSQLDLRSEEERVTEAQKNERVKKQLQTLSSELAEARDESKKTQNDVLHTENVKAGRDKYKTLRQIRQGNTKQRIDEFESM